In the genome of Dermatobacter hominis, the window CCGGCGGCGCGTACGGCGGTGGCGTCTCGACGCCGGCGGACAGCCACGCCGGCAGCGGCGGTGGGACGACGCCGAGGGGTGCGGGGGCATCGGTCACGGGTGACCTCCGATCGTCATCGCCCGGCTCCGCGCTTGCGAGCGCCGCGCGCGCCGATCCAACGGGCGGCGACGAACAGGATCAGGACCAGGATCATGAGCACGAGGGCCCCGGTCCAGGCGCGGCCGACCTGCCGGTCGTTGGGCTGGCGCAGCAGCGACCAGACGAACAGGGGGAGGTCCGCCTGGGGGGAGCTGAACGGGTTGTAGTTGGTGGCGGTGCTGCCGAACGCGGTGAGCAGCACCGGGGCCGTCTCGCCGATCGCGCGGGCGACGCCCAGGATCGACGCGGTGATCAGGCCCGAGCGGGCCGTGGGGAGCACCACCCGCATGACGCTGCGCCACTGCGGCGCGCCCAGGGCGAGCGCCGACTCGCGGAGGCCGTCGTCGACGGTGCGGAGGATCTCCTCGCTCGTGCGGGTGACGATCGGGATCATCATCACGGCGAGCGCGACGCCGGCCGCCGCACCCGAGAAGCCGTGGCCCTCGTTCACCCAGATCGTGAACACGATCAGACCGGCGACGATCGACGGGAGGCCGCTCATCGCGTCGACCACGAAGCGCACCGGAACGGCGAGCCGGCCCTTGACCTCGTGGAGGTAGACGGCGGTGAGGATCGCGATCGGCACGGCGAGCACGGTGGCGATCGCGATCTGCTCGAGCGTGCCGACGACGGCGTGGAAGGCGCCGCCGCCCGCGTCGAGCGGTCCGACCTCGGACAGGTCGTCGGTGAAGAACGCGAGGTCGAGCCCCGGCAGCCCCTTGATGATCACGAACGTGCACATCCACACGAGCACGCCCACGGCGATCGCACCGCAGACCCAGATGAGCGTCGTCATCAGGCGGTCCTTGGCCACGACCTTGCTGGTCCGGTCCCGGGCCAGGAGGTACACCGCGACGAGGAACCAGAGCAGCGCCCAGCACCCGAAGGTGAGCGGGTGCGTCCAGTCCATGGCCGCGCACAGGGCCCAGGCGAATGCGAGTCCCGAGCCGGCGGCCAGGAGGTAGTCCATCCGGTCGTTGCGCGACAGCGTGCGCGGGCGCACCGGTTGCTCCGACAGCGGCGGCCAGGGCGTCGACGGACCTCGGTCGTCGACCCGCACGCCCTCGGAGGCCCCGCCGTCGGAGGACGGGCCGCGGCCGGGAGCGACGGCACCCGCCCCGTCGGGCGCGCCCGCCGGTGGCCGCTCGCCCACGGCGGTGGAGCGGCGCTCGAGCTCGCGCTCGTCGACGACGGTCATCAGACGGCCATCCGGGCGCGGGCGACGATCGTGCGGGCGACCAGGTTCACGATCAGGGTGAGGATGAACAGGGCCAGGCCGGCGGCGATGAGGCCGTTGATCTCGAGGCCGGCGGCCTCGCCGAACTTCGTGGCGATCAGGGCCGAGATCGACCCGCTGCCCTGCTCGAGGATGTGCAGGTTCGGCTTGTCGATGATCGTGATGACGAGGACCACCGCGATGGTCTCGCCGAGCGCCCGGCCGAACCCGAGCAGGACCGAGCCGACGATGCCGCTGCGCCCGAACGGCAGGACGACCGCGCGGATCATCCCCCACCGGCTGCCCCCCAGCGCCAGGGCGCCCTCGCACTGGACTCTCGGCACCTGGGCCATCACGTCACGGGAGACCGAGGTGATGATCGGCACGACCATGAACGCCACGACGGAACCGGCGATGAACGTGGACTGCGAGACCGAGGCGTCGGCCGACGTGAGGCGCAGCAGCGGGATGGCGTTGAGGTGCGATGCCAGGAACTCCGACACGCCCATCAGCGGGCCCTGCAGCGCGAAGAAGCCCCACATGCCGAAGATCAGGCTCGGGATGGCGGCGAGCAGGTCGACCGCGCTGGTGAGGACGCCGCGGATGCGGCCGGGGGCGTACTCGTTGATGAAGAGCGCGAGCCCGAGCGCCAGCGGCACGCCGATGACGAGCGCCACCGCGGCGATGAGGATCGTGTTGACCAGGATCCCCCCGACGCCGAAGTTGCCCTCGGCCGGTCGCCAGTCGGAGGTGGTGAGGAAGTCCTTGACGCCCGACTCGCTCAGGGCCGGCAGCGCCTTGACCGTGAGGAACACGGCGGCGGTCGCCATGATCGCCAGGCAGGTGGCGGCGGCGATGCCGGAGATGCCCCGGAAGACCCGGTCCCCGAAGGTCCACGTGCGGGGCAGCGAGCGGGGGGCGTCGTCGCCCGCAGGAGCGGGCGGCGTGGGCGACGCGGCGGTCGGGGGGGTCGTCACGGCCACGGACCCAAGGTGTAACGGAGCCAGGTGACGACGGATCGACGGCTCGGCCAACGGGCGGGGAGCAGTAGGTGAACTCCGCCCTCACCGTCGGCGGCCGACCACGGCCCGTCGCGGGACGCGATCGAGCCCCCGGGACCGTCGTCCCGGGGGCTCGATGTGCGGTGGAGGCGTGACCGCCGCCCGGCGAACCGGGCGGGGCGGTTCGGTCAGCGCCTCCGGATCAGGGAGCGACCACCGTGAAGGCGAGCTCCTTGGCCTCGTCGTTGTTCGACTGGCTCTCGTTGGTCACCCGCACGAAGCAGGTGGTGTTCTTCTGGATGCCGCCCGGGGCGGCGTCGCTGGCGGCGAAGCAGCCCCAGCCGCCGTCGCCCGACGGCTCCTCACCCCGGAAGAGGTCGAGGTTGCCGGAGGCGCCGACGCCGTTGGCCGTGCCGTTCGGCGTGATCGTCGACAGCGGGGCGCAGTCGAGGGCGACGCTGAAGGTCGGGTCGGACTTCGACTTGCGGCACACGTCCACGAAGATCAGCTTGTCGGCGTCCTGGTTCTTCCAGGCGACGGCGACCTTCTTGAGCGAGTTCGGCGCGATGGCGACCGGGTTCTCGAAGAGGTGCACGTCGGTGGGCGGGGCCTGCACCGTGACGGTGGCGGTCGCCGTGGCCGTGGCCGAGCTGGCGTCGGTCACCGTCAGCTTGGCGGTGAAGGTGCCGGAGGTGCGGTAGCGGTAGGTCGGCGTCGCGCTGGTCGAGTCGATGAAGCCGCCACCCGTGAAGTCCCACTTGTAGGTCAGGCCCGTGCCGGTGGAGCCGGCTGCGGAGAAGGCGATCGGCGCGCCCACGACCGCCGGGGCCGACGGGTTCACCGAGATCGCCGCGGTCGGGCCGCTGGGCACCGACGAGGTCGTCGAGCTGGTGGTGGAGCTGGTCGTCGAGCTCGTGGTCGAGCTGGTCGTCGAGCTCGTGGTCGAGCTGGTCGGGGGTACGGGTGTCTCGGGCGCGCACGCGGCGGCGGTGAGGACCGTCGCCAGCGCCAGGCCGGCCGTCGCCACGAGGCGGCGGGGGGTGCGGGTTCGCATGATGAGGAGTTCCTCCGGGTCGTTGTCCAGCGGACGACGACAGCCCGTCGCCCGAGTCGCCTCATCGAGGCAAGGGAGTTGTAACGATCCAGTCCTGACGCCCGGGAGCGCGGAGGCCAACGTCGGGTGAACATTCGGCGGCATCCGGGCTGCGTTCACGCCCGGTTCACCGGACGGTCACCGGGGGACACCGGCGTGACCCGCAGGCCGTCGGGGCGTGCTGTGCTCGGGCGCCCGACGGCGCCGCGGCTCCTCGCCGGTCGGCGGCGCGCGCCGCAGGGCCGGCCGCCGTCGGCGGGTAGGTTGTCGAGCCGTGGTGGCCTACCTGAGCGACGAGTGGTTGGAGCGGGCCGGCGCCTCGCTGGCGGCGAGCGACGAGCTCGCGCAGCGGACGGCGGACCTCGATCTGGCGATCGCCTACGAGGTCGCCGGGGCGCCGGCGGGCAAGGTCGGCTACACGATCCGGTTCGACCACGGCACGACCTCGGTCACGCCGGGCGCGGTCGAGGCCCCCGTCTCGTTCCAGCTCGACTACGACACGGCGGCCGCCATCGCCAAGGGCGACCTGTCGGCCCAGGCCGCGTTCATGCAGGGCCGGCTCAAGCTCGTGGGCGACGTCAACGTGCTCATCCGCGACGGCGCCGTGCTCGACGGCGTCGCCGACGCGCTGGGCGAGCTCCGCGCCGACACCGAGTTCTGAGGCTCCTCCCCCTCCCCCTCCGGCTCGGTCACGGCTGACGGCGCCGTTCGGCACCGCCAGCCGTGACAGAGCGGCGAGGTCGTAGCGTGGTGGGATGCCCGAACTGCCCGAGGTCCAGGCCCACGTCGAACGGCTGACCGCCGACTTCGCCGGCGCGGAGCTGTCGGGCTTCCGACCGATCACCTTCACGGCGCTCAAGACCGCCCTCCCCGACCCGGGCGACGCCGTCGGCACCACGCTCGATCGCGTCGACCGGCGCGGCAAGTTCCTCCTGCTGCGCTTCGGCGGGACCGGTGAGGGCGCGCGCACGTTCGTCGTGCACCTCATGCAGGGCGGCCGCCTCGTCCCCGACGAGACCCAGTCGGCCAAGCCCCGCAACGGCGTCGCCCGCTGGACCTTCGCGGACGGCCGGGCGCTGCTGCTCACCGAGGCGGGCAAGGAGCGCAAGGCCGGCGTGTGGGTCGTGGCCGGCGAGCCGCTCGTCCAGCCGCCGCTCGACGACCTGGGCATCGACGCCGACATCGTCACCCGTGACGAGCTCGTCGCCGCGTTGAAGGCGAAGGGGACCCGGCTACACACGTTCCTCCGCGACCAGCACGGCATCGCCGGCGTCGGCCGGATGCTCGCGAACGAGATCTGCCACCGGGCGAAGCTCTCGCCGTTCGCGAGCACGAACAAGCTCGACGACGAGCAGATCGACCGCCTGTTCGCCGCCATCCGGACGTGCATCGCCGACGCCCTCGCGTTCGAGCGGGGCATGGACCGGATGTCGAAGTCGGCGGAGCGGCCGGGCAGCGCGCACCACCGCAAGGGCGAGGCCTGCCCGGTGTGCGGCGACACGATCCGCGCCGTCGAGTACAGCGCGTACGAGGTCGACTACTGCCCCACCTGCCAGACCGGGGGCAAGGTGCTGGCCGACAACACGACGTCGAAGTTCCTCAAGTAGCCCGGACGCGACGACGCCGCGGCCCGGGCCGCGGCGTCGACCGTCGCTCTGTTCCCGAGACCTGGGGCGAACGCCCCAGGGACGAGGAACAGAACGCAGCGGGTGCGGTCAGATCAGGCCGAGCTCGGCGACCGCGTCGCGCTCCTCCTGGAGCTCGGCGGCCGAGGCGTCGATCTTGGCGCGGGAGAAGTCGTCGATCTCGAGGCCCTGGACGATCGAGTACTCGCCGTTCGAGCAGGTGCACGGGAACGACGAGATGATGCCCTCGGGCACGCCGTAGGAGCCGTCCGACGGGATGCCCATCGAGACCCAGTCGCCCTCGGGGGTGCCGAGGTGCCAGCTGCGGACGTGGTCGATCGCCGCGTTGGCGGCCGAGGCGGCGGAGCTGGCGCCCCGGGCGTCGATGATGGCGGCGCCGCGCTTGGCGACGGTCGGGATGAACTCGTCCTCGATCCAGGCCTGGTCGCCGACCTGCTCGGCGGCGTTCCGCCCGGCCACCTCGCAGTGGAAGAGGTCGGGGTACTGGGTCGTGGAGTGGTTGCCCCAGATCGTCATCTTCTTGACGTCGGCGACCGCGGCGTCGAGCTTCCCGGCGATCTGCGCGATCGCACGGTTGTGGTCGAGGCGGGTCATCGCGGTGAAGCGGCCGGGATCGAGGTCGGCGGCGTTGCTCATGGCGATGAGGGCGTTGGTGTTGGCGGGGTTGCCGACGACGAGGACCTTGATGTCCTTCTGGGCCGAGCGGCTGAGCGCCTCGCCCTGCGGCTTAAAGATGCCGCCGTTGGCGGAGAGCAGGTCGGAGCGCTCCATGCCGGCCTTGCGGGGCATCGCGCCGACGAGCAGCGCGACGCCGGCGTCGCCGAACGCGACGTCGGGGTCGTCGGTCTCGACCATGTCGACGAGCAGCGGGAACGCGCAGTCCTCGAGCTCCATGGCGACGCCGTGCAGCGCGCCGAGCGCGGGGGTGATCTCGAGCATCTGGAGGATCACCGGCTGGTCGGGCCCGAGCATGGCGCCGCTCGCGATGCGGAAGAGCAGGGAGTAGCCGATCTGTCCGGCTGCTCCGGTGACGGCGACACGGATGGGCGCGTTGGGCACGGGGTTCCTCCCGGGTTGTCGGACCTCGCCGGTCCGCCGGCGGGATCGAGGTGGCCCGGTGCCGATCGCGACCCCGGGCGAGGGGTACGGGAGCACGTTAGGACCGCCTCCCGGACGGGTCGAAACCGGCGCCGGGTGCTCCCCAGGGGCTGCGTGGGTCAGCGGCGGCCGAAGCGGAGCTCTCGGCGGGAGGTGGCGGTCACCATCGCCCCGCAGACGACCAGGAGGAGGCCGGTCAGCCAGAGGCCGTGGACCTCGGTGCCGGTGAGGGCGAGGCTCGCCCCCGGTCCGCTCCCGCCTCCGGACGCCCCCGACCCTGACGACGCGCCGGCCGATGCGACGTCGTCGCCACCACCGGCGGCGGCCGGGGCGGCGACGGGGAGGCCGGTCGCCGACGGGGCCGCGACGGGCGGGCAGGGGGCGTCGGCCCCGGCGTCCGCATCGGTGCCCAGGCACGCGTCCACGCCGGCGATGTCGGTGGCGTCGACGTCGAGGAGCGTGACGACGGACGGGTCGGGGAAGACGACCTCGCCGTGGATGTCGAACGAGAC includes:
- the pstA gene encoding phosphate ABC transporter permease PstA → MTVVDERELERRSTAVGERPPAGAPDGAGAVAPGRGPSSDGGASEGVRVDDRGPSTPWPPLSEQPVRPRTLSRNDRMDYLLAAGSGLAFAWALCAAMDWTHPLTFGCWALLWFLVAVYLLARDRTSKVVAKDRLMTTLIWVCGAIAVGVLVWMCTFVIIKGLPGLDLAFFTDDLSEVGPLDAGGGAFHAVVGTLEQIAIATVLAVPIAILTAVYLHEVKGRLAVPVRFVVDAMSGLPSIVAGLIVFTIWVNEGHGFSGAAAGVALAVMMIPIVTRTSEEILRTVDDGLRESALALGAPQWRSVMRVVLPTARSGLITASILGVARAIGETAPVLLTAFGSTATNYNPFSSPQADLPLFVWSLLRQPNDRQVGRAWTGALVLMILVLILFVAARWIGARGARKRGAGR
- a CDS encoding malate dehydrogenase, which produces MPNAPIRVAVTGAAGQIGYSLLFRIASGAMLGPDQPVILQMLEITPALGALHGVAMELEDCAFPLLVDMVETDDPDVAFGDAGVALLVGAMPRKAGMERSDLLSANGGIFKPQGEALSRSAQKDIKVLVVGNPANTNALIAMSNAADLDPGRFTAMTRLDHNRAIAQIAGKLDAAVADVKKMTIWGNHSTTQYPDLFHCEVAGRNAAEQVGDQAWIEDEFIPTVAKRGAAIIDARGASSAASAANAAIDHVRSWHLGTPEGDWVSMGIPSDGSYGVPEGIISSFPCTCSNGEYSIVQGLEIDDFSRAKIDASAAELQEERDAVAELGLI
- a CDS encoding PKD domain-containing protein; protein product: MRTRTPRRLVATAGLALATVLTAAACAPETPVPPTSSTTSSTTSSTTSSTTSSTTSSTTSSVPSGPTAAISVNPSAPAVVGAPIAFSAAGSTGTGLTYKWDFTGGGFIDSTSATPTYRYRTSGTFTAKLTVTDASSATATATATVTVQAPPTDVHLFENPVAIAPNSLKKVAVAWKNQDADKLIFVDVCRKSKSDPTFSVALDCAPLSTITPNGTANGVGASGNLDLFRGEEPSGDGGWGCFAASDAAPGGIQKNTTCFVRVTNESQSNNDEAKELAFTVVAP
- the pstC gene encoding phosphate ABC transporter permease subunit PstC gives rise to the protein MAVTTPPTAASPTPPAPAGDDAPRSLPRTWTFGDRVFRGISGIAAATCLAIMATAAVFLTVKALPALSESGVKDFLTTSDWRPAEGNFGVGGILVNTILIAAVALVIGVPLALGLALFINEYAPGRIRGVLTSAVDLLAAIPSLIFGMWGFFALQGPLMGVSEFLASHLNAIPLLRLTSADASVSQSTFIAGSVVAFMVVPIITSVSRDVMAQVPRVQCEGALALGGSRWGMIRAVVLPFGRSGIVGSVLLGFGRALGETIAVVLVITIIDKPNLHILEQGSGSISALIATKFGEAAGLEINGLIAAGLALFILTLIVNLVARTIVARARMAV
- a CDS encoding DNA-formamidopyrimidine glycosylase family protein, whose amino-acid sequence is MPELPEVQAHVERLTADFAGAELSGFRPITFTALKTALPDPGDAVGTTLDRVDRRGKFLLLRFGGTGEGARTFVVHLMQGGRLVPDETQSAKPRNGVARWTFADGRALLLTEAGKERKAGVWVVAGEPLVQPPLDDLGIDADIVTRDELVAALKAKGTRLHTFLRDQHGIAGVGRMLANEICHRAKLSPFASTNKLDDEQIDRLFAAIRTCIADALAFERGMDRMSKSAERPGSAHHRKGEACPVCGDTIRAVEYSAYEVDYCPTCQTGGKVLADNTTSKFLK
- a CDS encoding SCP2 sterol-binding domain-containing protein, whose translation is MVAYLSDEWLERAGASLAASDELAQRTADLDLAIAYEVAGAPAGKVGYTIRFDHGTTSVTPGAVEAPVSFQLDYDTAAAIAKGDLSAQAAFMQGRLKLVGDVNVLIRDGAVLDGVADALGELRADTEF